Proteins from one Podospora pseudoanserina strain CBS 124.78 chromosome 1, whole genome shotgun sequence genomic window:
- a CDS encoding hypothetical protein (COG:E; EggNog:ENOG503PAA8), translating into MTTNVAKVAGISAGAALLGLGIPYFTRIAPPQITSFITDLPVAKVPLSLPFLKNNTGSEPVSTKAPFSCDTSHSYRTELVSLDPLIIYIHNLITPTEITQLLQAGEPEFAPSKVTKGGRQQNTKERTSSSAGLPEDNPTVQCVLKRARNFLGNMFRDGWDEMGQPQLVRYTTGQQFTLHHDWFASPLWADDGSWNTWNRLASFFAILEDDCTGGETYFPFAESIVAPGPKGEQPGITQRESGGGEQQKPLWREHEDGGLAFRPVAGNSLFWINLHPNGTGDTRTKHAGLPLESGQKTAMNIWPRQYYAYE; encoded by the coding sequence ATGACTACAAACGTGGCCAAGGTGGCGGGTATCTCTGCTGGAGCAGCTCTGCTCGGATTAGGGATACCATACTTCACTAGGATCGCTCCACCACAAATCACATCCTTCATCACTGATCTTCCTGTTGCCAAAGTCCCTCTGAGTCTTCCATTCTTGAAGAATAACACGGGTAGTGAGCCCGTCAGCACCAAGGCGCCCTTCTCCTGCGATACCTCCCACTCCTACCGCACTGAGCTGGTCTCTCTTGACCCGTTGATTATCTACATACACAACCTCATTACCCCGACTGAGATtacccagctcctccaagctGGCGAGCCCGAATTTGCTCCATCAAAAGTCACCAAGGGAGGTCGCCAACAAAACACAAAGGAACGGACGTCGAGCTCTGCTGGACTACCAGAAGACAACCCGACAGTACAATGCGTCCTCAAGCGAGCTCGCAACTTCTTGGGTAACATGTTCCGCGATGGctgggatgagatgggtcAACCTCAGCTGGTTCGATACACAACCGGACAGCAATTCACCCTGCACCATGACTGGTTCGCCAGTCCGCTCTGGGCAGACGATGGGAGCTGGAATACATGGAACAGGCTTGCGAGCTTCTTTGCCATTCTGGAGGACGACTGCACAGGCGGTGAAACATACTTTCCTTTTGCAGAGAGCATAGTCGCACCCGGCCCCAAGGGGGAGCAACCTGGAATCACTCAAAGGGAaagcgggggtggggagcaACAGAAACCACTGTGGAGGGAACATGAAGATGGAGGACTGGCATTCCGACCTGTTGCTGGTAATTCTTTGTTCTGGATCAATCTACATCCCAACGGCACGGGGGACACGCGCACGAAACACGCCGGTCTACCGCTGGAGAGTGGGCAGAAGACGGCGATGAATATTTGGCCACGGCAGTATTATGCCTACGAGTGA
- a CDS encoding hypothetical protein (EggNog:ENOG503NUE4; COG:G), whose amino-acid sequence MSTQATLFTNGRIFLSGVNPGTNAGLTRSPTFADCMLVRGDKIEHVGSSSDEVISTALASRSVTTHDLQGKTVLPGFVDGHLHLMLLGQALNKLDLVRCKDLEEIRSTIREYAAANPDMPRILCRGYMHIQLPNGATAADLDDLDELNRPILIDSKDLHSTWCNTAGIKELGAENWADVPGGVIERNSNGKLTGVFSEAANITYVWPYLASVASMEERTAAIRSAVTAYHEAGYTGMIDMAMDEGAWEAIQALIATDGSIPIRLACYWLVKPLPTEAETLAQVDRAIELASQFNASTAPDCRIVGIKVICDGIIDACTAGLSQPYEHNSHFEVPLWTHAQLEPVVKRANAAGLQIALHAIGDATIKMVVDILSAHANPDNRPRVEHIELASAEDAARLGQNRITASIQPVHADPAILKAWPKLLGQHRCGRAFAYREFADHGAPLALGSDAPTAPHAPLGNVYVATTRKSYREPELETAVNPHFALGLCESVAAATEGAAYSCFDDHRIGSLKKGHKADFVVVDMEWENEKLMQSKITETWYDGNKVFSA is encoded by the coding sequence ATGTCCACTCAAGcaaccctcttcaccaaTGGCCGCATTTTTCTCTCCGGAGTAAACCCCGGCACCAACGCCGGTCTCACCCGGTCCCCAACATTTGCCGACTGCATGCTCGTCCGTGGTGACAAGATTGAACATGTCGGCTCATCTTCAGATGAGGTCATCAGCACGGCTCTTGCCTCCAGATCAGTAACCACCCATGACCTCCAAGGAAAAACCGTTCTCCCTGGATTCGTTGATGGGCATCTTCATCTCATGCTCCTTGGTCAAGCTCTCAACAAGCTTGACCTGGTGAGATGCAAAGACCTCGAAGAAATCCGTTCAACCATCAGAGAATATGCTGCCGCCAACCCAGACATGCCTCGCATCTTATGCAGAGGATACATGCACATTCAACTTCCCAACGGAGCCACAGCCGCTGACCTGGACGACCTCGACGAGCTCAACCGtcccatcctcatcgacTCCAAAGACCTTCACTCAACCTGGTGCAACACAGCCGGCATCAAAGAACTCGGCGCAGAAAACTGGGCCGACGTCCCAGGCGGCGTCATCGAAAGGAACTCCAACGGCAAGCTCACCGGCGTCTTCTCCGAAGCAGCAAACATCACTTACGTTTGGCCCTATCTCGCCAGCGTAGCCTCCATGGAAGAGCGTACAGCCGCCATCCGCTCCGCCGTCACAGCCTACCACGAAGCAGGCTACACCGGCATGATCGACATGGCCATGGATGAAGGCGCCTGGGAGGCCATCCAAGCCCTCATCGCAACCGACggctccatccccatccgcctcGCCTGCTACTGGCTCGTCAAGCCCCTCCCAACCGAAGCCGAAACCCTCGCTCAAGTCGACCGCGCCATCGAGCTCGCCTCCCAGTtcaacgcctccaccgcccccgacTGCCGCATCGTCGGCATCAAGGTAATCTGCGACGGCATCATCGACGCCTGCACCGCCGGCCTCTCCCAGCCCTACGAGCACAACTCCCACTTCGAAGTCCCCCTCTGGACCCACGCCCAGCTCGAACCAGTCGTCAAACGCGCCAACGCCGCCGGCCTCCAAATCGCCCTCCACGCCATCGGCGACgcaaccatcaaaatggTAGTCgacatcctctccgcccacGCCAACCCAGACAACCGCCCCCGAGTAGAGCACATCGAGCTCGCCAGCGCAGAAGACGCCGCCCGCCTGGGCCAAAACCGCATCACAGCCTCCATCCAGCCCGTCCACGCCGACCCAGCCATCCTCAAAGCCTGGCCCAAACTCCTCGGCCAGCACCGCTGCGGTAGAGCCTTTGCCTACCGCGAATTCGCCGACCACGGCGCGCCCCTCGCTCTGGGAAGCGACGCCCCTACCGCACCTCACGCCCCGCTTGGAAACGTCTACGTGGCCACCACCCGCAAATCATACCGCGAGCCGGAGCTCGAAACAGCCGTCAACCCTCATTTTGCCCTCGGACTGTGCGAGTCTGTCGCCGCGGCTACGGAAGGGGCAGCCTACAGTTGCTTTGACGACCACAGAATAGGCTCGTTGAAGAAGGGTCACAAAGCTGACTTCGTCGTCGTGGACATGGAGTGGGAAAATGAGAAGCTGATGCAGTCCAAGATTACAGAGACGTGGTACGACGGGAATAAGGTGTTTTCGGCTTGA
- a CDS encoding hypothetical protein (EggNog:ENOG503Q4E5; COG:Q) codes for MAFPRRVVAIIGSGGMGLASARRLALSSARTTLFLSDFSQANLDSAATSLRNDGHEVQTQLIDVSDYASVQKFASAAAQAGRLETIVHTAGLSPAMAPADRIFKVDLLGTVNVIDAFREVVAPGGSMICIASMARFGAQPSPDLAAHFATSGRDTILDRPELKELVEKNDPSMAYSLSKAANYLRVQAAARAWAEKGARINSVSPGVILTAMVRQELESPHGETIKQIISGTPLQRGGTADEIASVVAFLAGSEASYVTGTDILVDGGTIAGNMGAMMSAARK; via the coding sequence ATGGCTTTCCCTCGTAGAGTAGTAGCAATCATAGGATCCGGTGGCATGGGTCTTGCTTCTGCTCGCCGTCTTGCCCTCTCTTCAGCCCGCACAactctctttctctccgaCTTCTCCCAAGCCAACCTCGACAGCGCGGCCACATCGCTGAGAAACGATGGACACGAAGTCCAAACGCAGCTCATCGATGTCTCGGACTATGCCTCTGTTCAGAAGTTTGCCTCTGCCGCTGCGCAAGCAGGAAGACTCGAAACCATCGTTCACACAGCCGGTCTATCCCCAGCCATGGCACCCGCAGACCGCATCTTCAAGGTCGATTTACTCGGCACAGTCAACGTCATCGACGCTTTCCGAGAGGTCGTGGCCCCGGGAGGCAGCATGATTTGCATCGCGAGCATGGCTCGCTTCGGCgcacagccatcaccagaTCTGGCAGCGCATTTTGCCACGAGCGGGAGGGATACAATCCTGGATAGGCCAGAGTTGAAGGAattggtggagaagaatgACCCGTCCATGGCGTATTCGCTATCAAAGGCTGCGAATTATCTGAGGGTTCAGGCGGCGGCAAGGGCTTGGGCAGAGAAGGGTGCTAGGATCAACAGTGTCAGCCCGGGAGTTATTCTGACGGCGATGGTGAGACAGGAGTTGGAGTCGCCGCATGGGGAGACGATCAAGCAGATTATCTCTGGGACGCCGCTGCAGAGGGGAGGGACGGCGGACGAAATTGCGAGCGTGGTTGCCTTTTTGGCTGGGAGCGAGGCGTCGTATGTTACGGGGACGGATATTCTCGTGGATGGCGGGACGATTGCTGGGAACATGGGGGCTATGATGTCGGCAGCGAGGAAGTAG